The Thermus brockianus genome window below encodes:
- a CDS encoding uracil-DNA glycosylase has product MTLELLRAQAQACTACRLAEGRTQVVFGEGNPDAQLMIVGEGPGEEEDKTGRPFVGKAGQLLNRILEAAGIRREDIYITNIVKCRPPGNRAPLPDEAKICTDKWLLKQIELVAPQIIVPLGAVAAEFFLGEKVSITKVRGQWYSWHGIRVFPMFHPAYLLRNPSRAPGSPKHLTWLDIQEVKRALDALPPKERRQIKAVSQEPLL; this is encoded by the coding sequence ATGACCCTGGAACTCCTTAGGGCCCAGGCCCAAGCCTGCACCGCCTGCCGCCTGGCGGAGGGCCGCACCCAGGTGGTCTTCGGCGAGGGGAACCCCGACGCCCAGCTCATGATTGTGGGGGAAGGCCCGGGGGAGGAGGAGGACAAGACGGGCCGCCCCTTCGTGGGCAAGGCGGGGCAGCTTCTGAACCGCATCCTCGAGGCCGCCGGCATCCGCCGGGAGGACATCTACATCACCAACATCGTCAAGTGCCGCCCCCCGGGAAACCGCGCCCCCCTCCCCGACGAGGCCAAGATCTGCACGGATAAGTGGCTTTTAAAGCAGATTGAGCTCGTTGCCCCCCAGATCATCGTCCCCCTGGGGGCGGTGGCGGCGGAGTTTTTCCTGGGGGAAAAGGTGTCCATCACCAAGGTGCGCGGCCAGTGGTACTCGTGGCACGGCATCCGGGTCTTCCCCATGTTCCACCCCGCCTACCTCCTTAGGAACCCAAGCCGCGCTCCCGGAAGCCCCAAGCACCTCACCTGGCTGGACATCCAGGAGGTGAAGCGGGCCCTGGACGCCCTCCCCCCCAAGGAGCGCCGGCAGATCAAGGCGGTGAGCCAGGAGCCCTTGCTATAG
- the modA gene encoding molybdate ABC transporter substrate-binding protein, producing MRFWIWFLFGLVGALAQSVRVVAASDLTYALGELARTFEARHPGTRVFLTFGSSGKLYAQLTQGLEADLFFSAESLYPKLLEERGLAEPGTRRPYALGRMALWLDRKLGLEAKPEALKDPRITQVALANPVHAPYGRAALTLLERYGLLRRKDLTLPGTAKPFRALTWEEIPWERLTQGVEAYWDTAPLAQGKPRFRFVYGENIAHAAQLALSATGAGILALPLVLHESLSRTGVYWVAPWGSHLALEQSYVILKGRARPEVLAFYRFVGSPEGKALLKRHGFLLGE from the coding sequence TTGCGCTTTTGGATATGGTTCCTCTTTGGCCTGGTGGGCGCCCTGGCCCAGAGCGTGCGGGTGGTGGCGGCCAGCGACCTGACCTACGCCCTGGGCGAGCTCGCCCGCACCTTTGAGGCGCGCCATCCGGGCACGAGGGTTTTCCTCACCTTTGGCTCCTCGGGGAAGCTCTACGCCCAGCTCACCCAGGGCCTCGAGGCGGACCTCTTCTTCTCGGCGGAAAGCCTCTACCCCAAGCTCCTGGAGGAGCGGGGCCTGGCGGAGCCCGGCACCCGCCGCCCCTACGCCCTAGGCCGCATGGCCCTATGGCTAGACCGGAAACTGGGCCTCGAGGCCAAGCCCGAAGCCCTGAAAGACCCCAGGATTACCCAGGTCGCCCTGGCCAACCCCGTCCATGCGCCCTACGGCCGGGCCGCCCTCACCCTTTTGGAGCGCTACGGCCTCCTTCGGCGCAAGGACCTGACCCTGCCCGGCACCGCCAAGCCCTTCCGGGCCCTCACCTGGGAGGAGATCCCTTGGGAACGCCTCACCCAGGGGGTGGAGGCCTACTGGGACACCGCTCCCCTGGCCCAGGGCAAACCCCGCTTCCGGTTCGTCTACGGGGAAAACATCGCCCACGCCGCCCAGCTCGCCCTCTCCGCCACGGGGGCGGGGATTCTCGCCCTGCCCTTGGTCCTCCACGAAAGCCTTTCCCGCACTGGGGTTTACTGGGTGGCCCCTTGGGGAAGCCACCTGGCCCTGGAGCAGAGCTACGTGATCCTTAAGGGGCGGGCCAGGCCCGAGGTCTTGGCCTTCTACCGCTTCGTGGGAAGCCCAGAAGGAAAGGCTCTCCTCAAGCGCCACGGCTTCCTTCTCGGAGAGTAG